The DNA window GCCAGGTAAGCCAGGCTCTCTTCCGGCTCCGCCGGCGGAAAAGCCAGTACCAATGATTCTTTCGACATTCCGCTCACTCCCACGCATCAAGACAGATGACAATAGTGCCCCATTTTGGTCTTATGATTGATACCCATTTCTCACCCATGACAAGACCCATTATGCGGCACACGCTGATCACGCTGTTTCAGCAATCGCCCCACGCTGCCGGCACGCTGCGCGATCGCCTGTGCGGCGCATTGCGGCAGGCCATCCATCACGGCGCATTGGGCGTTGGGCAACGGCTGCCTTCCAGCCGGGTGCTGGCGGGCGATCTGAACCTCTCAAGGGTGACCGTCGAAGCCGCCTACGGCCAGCTGGAGGCTGAGGGATACTTGCAGCGCCGCGTCGGCCAGGGAACGTTCGTGGCGATCCGCATCGCCAAATCGCCGACGACGACGGCGCGCGGCACCGGCACCGGCACCGGCACCGGCATGCCGCGCCTTTCGCGGCGCGGCCAACAGATCGTGCAAACCGGCGGTTGCCGCGATCCGCAACATCCCCAGGCCTTCGCTGCCGGCTCGCCGGACCTGCGTGCGTTTCCGCTCGCCTTGTGGAAGCAACTGACTGCTCAGCGCCTGCGTCTTCAGGGAGAAAGCCTGCTGCGCTACGGCGATCCGCAGGGCTATTTGCCGCTGCGCGAAGCGATCGCCGCCCACGTTAACCAAACGCGCGGCGTAGTCTGCGATGCACGGCAGGTTATCGTGCTGACCAGTTCACAGCAGGCGCTGCAGCTGATCGCTACGTTGTTGCTGGACGGCGGCGACAGCGTCTGGATGGAAGAGCCGGGCTACGCCGGAGCAAGAAACGCCTTTATCAGCGCCGGCGCGGCCCTGACGCCGGTCGCGGTGGACAGCGACGGTCTGCGGGCTGAGCCGCCCTTGCCCGATCCGCGTTTGATTTACCTGACGCCCTCGCACCAATACCCGACCGGCGCGGCGCTCAGCCTGGCGCGTCGGTTGGCGTTGCTGGCGCTGGCCGAACGGCAACAGGCCTGGATCATCGAGGACGATTACGACAGCGAGTTTCACTATGACGGCCTGCCGATACCGGCGATGCAGGGCCTGGATCGCTGCGGCCGGGTGCTGTATCTCGGCACCTTCTCCAAGTCGCTGTTCCCTTCCCTGCGGCTGGCGTATCTGATCGTCCCGCCTGCGCTGGTCTCCCCCTTCGTCACCGCGCGCACGGTCTATGACGGCCACAGCGCGCAGCTGATGCAGGCGGTTACCGCCGAGTTCATCCGCCAGGGGCACTTCGCCGCGCATATCCGCTACATGCGCCAGCTCTACCGCAGCCGGCGCGATGTGTTGCTGGCGGAAATGCGCGAAAAACTGAGCCACTTCGCCACGCCCATTCCCGCCGCCGGCGGCCTGCAGCTCAGCGTTTGGCTGCCACCCGGCCAGGAGGCGGCACTCAGCCGGCAGGCGCGACGGCTCGGCATTCTCACGCCCGGGCTTTCGGCGCAGTACCAAACGACGCAGGCGCAGCGCGACGGGTGGCTGCTGGGCTTTTCGGCTCTCACGCCGGGCGAGATCCGCAGTGCCGTCGAGCGGCTGGCGCGGATCGCCGTGGTTTAGCCAGGCCCGACGGGATGCCGGCCGGCTTATTGCTCGGTCAGGCGCATCTCCGCCACCAACGGCAGGTGGTCGCTCACCGCCGGCCAATGAATGCCGTTCCAATCGCCGCTGGCGTTCGGCACCGTCAGGCTGTCCAGATGCCAGCGCTGCGCATTGCCGCTAAAGATGTAATCCACCTTGATTTCGGCGTTTTCCGCCGGCCAACTGCGGCCATCCTGCCCGTTAGGCATGATGTCGTTCCAATAGCGGCTCAGCTCCAGCCAGGTCACGCTGCCCGGCACGTCGTTCATGTCGCCGAACAGCAGCTTGATGCCGCGCACTTCGATGGTGCGATCGTTCAGCTCCCGCACCTGATCCAGGCGCATCGTCGGATCTTCCTTGGTATCGAGGTGGGTGTTGAACAGGGTGATCGGCGCCGGGAACTCCGGCACGTCGACCTTGGCGCTGAAGGCGATGCGCTGTTCGCGCTGGCCGGACGGCAACGGATAGATCACGGCGTCGTGCAGCGGATACTTCGACAGAAACGCCAGGCCATATTCACCGCCGTCGAAATCGATCGCCCGGCCGAACACCGCCTGCATGCCGGTCAGCTTCGCCAATTCCGCCGCCTGATCGACACGGCCGCTGCGGGCGGTGAGTTTATCCACCTCTTGCAGCGCCACCACGTCGACGTTCATCGCGCGAATCGCCTTGGCGATGGCGGTCATGTCGCTGACCTTGCCGGCGGCGATGTTGAAGCTGGCGACGCGGATCTTCGGCGCCTGCTCCAGTTCGTAAGTTTTATTTTTCAGGCCGCCCAACGCGCTGGCCACTTCGCGGCTGTTGGCGTTGCTGTTGGCGTGCCCGGTATCGGCGGACGACCAGGCGCTGTGAGAGATGCCCAGGGACAGTAAGGTGATGAGCAAAGCGTGACCGGTGTGCATGAATTCTCCTTGAGGGACAGATAAGTGTTATGCGGGCGCTTCCCGGCCCACAGCTAACACCGATTTTGCCGCAGAAACCTGCGACTATTTCCTAGTTGCGCCGCTATTTTTCGTTTCTGCGCGATGCTTCGCATTCTGGCGGTTTACGCATTGCACCGTTGGACAAACGGCTGATTTCGTTTTAAAACCGGTAGATTGCCAACCGCGAGGAGTCCCGATGACCAGCCCGATTGCCGAACAGCTCACCGAACGTTTCTTCCGCTACCTGGCGGTGACCAGCCAAAGCGACGCCGCCGCAACCGCCCTGCCCAGCACGCTGGGGCAGCATGAGATGGCGCAACTGCTGGCGGACGAGCTGCGTCGGCTCGGCCTGGCCGACGTGCAGATCGACGAGCACGCCACCGTGACCGCCCGCAAGCCCGGCACCCAACCCGGCGCGCCGCGCATCGGCTTCATCACCCATATCGACACCGTAGACGTCGGCCTGTCACCGGAGATTCGCCCGCAGCGCCTGCGCTTCACCGGCGAAGATTTATGCCTGAACGCCGAGCAAGACATCTGGCTGCGCACCGCCGAGCATCCGGAGATCCTGCCCTACCGGAACGAAGAGATCCTGTTCAGCGACGGCACCAGCGTGCTGGGCGCCGACAATAAGGCGGCGGTCACCGTGGTGATGACGCTGCTGGCCAACCTGACCGCCGCCGATCGCCACGGCGACATCGTGGTGGCGTTCGTGCCGGACGAAGAGATCGGCCTGCGCGGCGCCAAGGCGCTGGATCTGCAGCGTTTCGCCGTCGATTTCGCCTATACCATCGACTGCTGCGAACTGGGTGAAGTGGTGTACGAAAACTTCAACGCGGCGGCGGCGGAGATCCGCATCGAGGGGGTAACCGCGCACCCGATGTCGGCGAAAAACGTATTGATCAACCCGATACGCATCGCCAACGACATCATCAACCGATTTGACGTGCACGACACCCCGGAACACACCGAAGGGCGCGAGGGTTATTTCTGGTTCACGGATCTGGCCGCCAACGCCAATCAGGCGACGCTGAAGGTGTCGATTCGCGACTTCGATCGGGCGGCGTTCGAGGCGCGTAAAGCCCGCCTTGAGGAAACGGTGCGTCAGGTGGCGGCCAACTATCCGCGCGCCAATGTCAGCTGCCGCGTCAGCGACATCTACAGCAACATCAGCAACGCCATCGGCGAAGACCGGCGCGCGATCGATCTGATCTTCGGCGCCCTCGCCGCCCACGGCATCCCGCCGAAGGTGATCCCGATGCGCGGCGGCACCGACGGTGCGGCGCTCTCGAGCCGCGGCATCCTGACGCCCAATTATTTCACCGGCGCGCACAACTTCCATTCGCGCTTCGAGTTTTTACCCGTCAGCGCCTTCGTGAAATCCTATCAGGTGACCCGCAGCATTTGCCTGCTGGCCGCGCGGCAGAGCGGCAATCAGGGTTAGCTTAACAGCCAACCGATCAGGGCGGCCCACGCCAGCAGCGGCAGCGAGTAGTAGTGGAAACGCAGCCAAATCTTGCGCTCCCCCGCCATTCGCAGCGCAATCAGGTTGGCGAGCGATCCAATCGCCAACCCGAAACCGCCGGCGTTGACCGCATAGGCCAACTGCGCGCTGGAAGGCACGTAGTTGAGCAGCAAGATTGTAGCCGGCACGTTGCTGACGATCTGCGACAGCCCGACGCCCAGCGCATATACCCCGCCGTCGTTCAGCCCGGCGATGGCGGCGAACGCCGGTTGAAGCGGCG is part of the Serratia surfactantfaciens genome and encodes:
- a CDS encoding PLP-dependent aminotransferase family protein, whose translation is MRHTLITLFQQSPHAAGTLRDRLCGALRQAIHHGALGVGQRLPSSRVLAGDLNLSRVTVEAAYGQLEAEGYLQRRVGQGTFVAIRIAKSPTTTARGTGTGTGTGMPRLSRRGQQIVQTGGCRDPQHPQAFAAGSPDLRAFPLALWKQLTAQRLRLQGESLLRYGDPQGYLPLREAIAAHVNQTRGVVCDARQVIVLTSSQQALQLIATLLLDGGDSVWMEEPGYAGARNAFISAGAALTPVAVDSDGLRAEPPLPDPRLIYLTPSHQYPTGAALSLARRLALLALAERQQAWIIEDDYDSEFHYDGLPIPAMQGLDRCGRVLYLGTFSKSLFPSLRLAYLIVPPALVSPFVTARTVYDGHSAQLMQAVTAEFIRQGHFAAHIRYMRQLYRSRRDVLLAEMREKLSHFATPIPAAGGLQLSVWLPPGQEAALSRQARRLGILTPGLSAQYQTTQAQRDGWLLGFSALTPGEIRSAVERLARIAVV
- a CDS encoding endonuclease/exonuclease/phosphatase family protein, coding for MHTGHALLITLLSLGISHSAWSSADTGHANSNANSREVASALGGLKNKTYELEQAPKIRVASFNIAAGKVSDMTAIAKAIRAMNVDVVALQEVDKLTARSGRVDQAAELAKLTGMQAVFGRAIDFDGGEYGLAFLSKYPLHDAVIYPLPSGQREQRIAFSAKVDVPEFPAPITLFNTHLDTKEDPTMRLDQVRELNDRTIEVRGIKLLFGDMNDVPGSVTWLELSRYWNDIMPNGQDGRSWPAENAEIKVDYIFSGNAQRWHLDSLTVPNASGDWNGIHWPAVSDHLPLVAEMRLTEQ
- the pepT gene encoding peptidase T yields the protein MTSPIAEQLTERFFRYLAVTSQSDAAATALPSTLGQHEMAQLLADELRRLGLADVQIDEHATVTARKPGTQPGAPRIGFITHIDTVDVGLSPEIRPQRLRFTGEDLCLNAEQDIWLRTAEHPEILPYRNEEILFSDGTSVLGADNKAAVTVVMTLLANLTAADRHGDIVVAFVPDEEIGLRGAKALDLQRFAVDFAYTIDCCELGEVVYENFNAAAAEIRIEGVTAHPMSAKNVLINPIRIANDIINRFDVHDTPEHTEGREGYFWFTDLAANANQATLKVSIRDFDRAAFEARKARLEETVRQVAANYPRANVSCRVSDIYSNISNAIGEDRRAIDLIFGALAAHGIPPKVIPMRGGTDGAALSSRGILTPNYFTGAHNFHSRFEFLPVSAFVKSYQVTRSICLLAARQSGNQG